Part of the Clostridia bacterium genome is shown below.
CTTGGTAGAATCTTATGGAATAATTATCGATTCAAAAAGCGGAACGAGCGGAGCCGGCAAAAAAGCCGATATCGACCTTAATTTTACAGAAGTAAACGAGAGTTTCAAGGCTTATGGAGTTACTACTCATAGGCACACTTCAGAAATTGAAGAAGTTTTGAGTCTTAACACTCAAAAAGATGTTAAGGTTTGCTTTACACCCCACCTTCTTCCAATTAACCGCGGAATTTTGAGCACAATATACGCTCCCTTAAAAAAACATGTTGATGAAAGCGAAATTTATAACTTATATGACAAGTATTATGGCAATGAAACTTTTATTAACATCACAAAAGATTTGCCTCAAATAAAATGGATAACTAACACCAATAATGTTTTTATAGGCTTTAGATTAGACAAAAAGAACAATCTATTGATAATAATAAGCATACTTGACAATTTGGTTAAAGGTGCATCCGGTCAAGCGGTTCAGAATATGAACATTATGTTTGGTTTGGATGAAACCACGGGACTTATTTAGGAGAAAAATTTATGCAAAGCAACATTATATTTAATGACGACAATCAAGATATGCAAAAACTTATAGAAAAAGCTAATGTTCTGTGCGAAGCATTACCTTATATACATGCGCTGTCCGGAAAAACCGTAGTAATCAAATATGGCGGAAATGCTATGCAAGATGAAAACATAATCAACACCATTATGCAGGACATTGCCATGCTAAAGATTGTAGGCGTAAATCCCATATTGGTTCATGGCGGCGGCCCTGAAATAAACGCATATCTAAAATTGCTTAATATTCCTTCAAAATTTCATAACGGTTTAAGAATAACTGACAAAAACACTATGGAAGTTGTTCAAATGGTTATGAGCGGTAAGATAAACAAAGATATTACAAGCAGGCTTAATCTTTTAGGTGTAAAAGCAATTGGACTTAGCGGCAAAGACGCACAGCTTATAGAAGTTAAAAAATACAACTCTCCAGACGGAGTAGATTTAGGGTTTGTGGGCGAGATAACTAATATTAACACATCATTATTAAATAAACTTTCCAATGATGAGTTTATTCCTGTTATCGCCGGAATAGGCACTGATAAAAACGGCGAAGCTTACAATATTAATGCCGATATGGTAGCCAGCGAAATCGCAGCAAGGATCGGCGCTGAAAAATTGATATATCTTACAGATATAGACGGAATAAGAAAAGATCCTAATGATCCTTCTACCTTAATTTCTATTATCACTGCAGACGAAATCAAAAAGATGATAAACGACGGTGAAATTTCAGGGGGAATGATTCCTAAGGTTATGAGTTGCATAAAAGGAATAGAACAAGGTATTTCTAGAGTGCATATCATCAACGGAACAACACCCCACCCTATTTTATTAGAAATCTTTACCGATAAAGGTATAGGAACAATGGTGATAAAATGACTTTTGAAGATATAAAGAAAATTGATAACAAATATTATATGCCCGTTTTTAATCGTGCAGATGTATGCTTTACTCATGGGCAAGGCTGCAAGCTGTACGACATAAATAATAAAGAATATTTGGATTTTGGAGCAGGAATTGCTGTCAATTGTCTAGGGCATAACGATCCTGACCTTGTAAACGCAATTTCACAACAAGCAAAAAACATCATACACCTTAGCAATCTATATTATTCACCTCTTCAAGCAGAATGCGCAAAAGAACTTATCGAAGGCACTGATTTTGACAAGGTCTTTTTCTGCAACAGCGGTGCTGAGGCCAATGAAGGCGCCATAAAGCTGGTAAGAAAATACTATTACAATCTGGGCATCAAAAAGCCCGTTATAATTACAGCCAAAAACTCTTTTCATGGCAGAACTCTAGCTACAGCGGCAGCAACAGGTCAGTCAAAATATTCTGCGCCTTTTACCCCGTTGCCAGAAAAGTTTGTGCATGTGCCTTTTAATGATTTTAACGCAATTCAAAAAGCAGTTAACGATGAAACAGGCGCAATAATGCTTGAAGTTATTCAAGGCGAAGGCGGCGTTTTTGTCGCAGAAAAAGAATATATCACACAAGTATATCAACTTTGCAAAAAGAAAGACCTCTTGCTTATAATAGACGAAGTTCAAACAGGCATGGGGCGTACAGGCAAAATGTTTGCATACCAGCATTACGGCATTGTACCTGATATTATAACCTTAGCGAAGGGCTTG
Proteins encoded:
- a CDS encoding aspartate aminotransferase family protein, giving the protein MTFEDIKKIDNKYYMPVFNRADVCFTHGQGCKLYDINNKEYLDFGAGIAVNCLGHNDPDLVNAISQQAKNIIHLSNLYYSPLQAECAKELIEGTDFDKVFFCNSGAEANEGAIKLVRKYYYNLGIKKPVIITAKNSFHGRTLATAAATGQSKYSAPFTPLPEKFVHVPFNDFNAIQKAVNDETGAIMLEVIQGEGGVFVAEKEYITQVYQLCKKKDLLLIIDEVQTGMGRTGKMFAYQHYGIVPDIITLAKGLGGGVPIGAILARGKCADAFSKGDHGSTFGGNPLACSASLVVLKKLKNGLIEHAKNTGEYFLNKLKSLKKYSVVKDVRGLGLLIGLELENSVKSKEIIDNMLSNCYIIIGCGSNTLRFCPPLIIENEQIDSMVDCLDSVLKNIQEVK
- the argB gene encoding acetylglutamate kinase produces the protein MQSNIIFNDDNQDMQKLIEKANVLCEALPYIHALSGKTVVIKYGGNAMQDENIINTIMQDIAMLKIVGVNPILVHGGGPEINAYLKLLNIPSKFHNGLRITDKNTMEVVQMVMSGKINKDITSRLNLLGVKAIGLSGKDAQLIEVKKYNSPDGVDLGFVGEITNINTSLLNKLSNDEFIPVIAGIGTDKNGEAYNINADMVASEIAARIGAEKLIYLTDIDGIRKDPNDPSTLISIITADEIKKMINDGEISGGMIPKVMSCIKGIEQGISRVHIINGTTPHPILLEIFTDKGIGTMVIK
- the argC gene encoding N-acetyl-gamma-glutamyl-phosphate reductase, whose translation is MINVGILGANGYTGAELMKILSKHKETDIKILSSRSEQGKKVTEVYPNLTQLKDKVFSEPDLEELSKMDVVFSCLPHAASSELCSKLYYKGVKIIDLSADFRYKSLDIYQNTYKVNHAAPELLDEAVYGLPEINREKIKKTSLVGNPGCYTTSSILPLYPVINEDLVESYGIIIDSKSGTSGAGKKADIDLNFTEVNESFKAYGVTTHRHTSEIEEVLSLNTQKDVKVCFTPHLLPINRGILSTIYAPLKKHVDESEIYNLYDKYYGNETFINITKDLPQIKWITNTNNVFIGFRLDKKNNLLIIISILDNLVKGASGQAVQNMNIMFGLDETTGLI